The Streptomyces sp. NBC_00454 DNA segment CGACGGCCAGCCTGCCGAGCGTGCTGCGGCGCATGGGCTTCCTTTGCGGATGCGGGGAGTGGTGCCGGGGCGCGTGCGCTGTGCATGCGGAAACTATTGGTCTGGACCAGAGCGGGTCAAGGGGGTGGCGGGATCCGGCCGGATCCGGAGGGGGGGGCGGGCTCCGCCGCTCACCCCCGCCGGGGCCGCGCGCGGAGCCAGGTTCGTCGTCCGCCCGAGCAGCTTCAGTCCATGGGGCACACGGGGCCGACCGATTGGCCTGGCAGGTACGCCTGGTGTTCCTCGGGCGTGAAGTCGCGGTCGACGGCCCGACAGATCTTGTGGACGGCTTCGGCGGGTTGGAGGAGGGTCACGCCCCACAGCCGCGCGGTCTTGTCGGTGGTTCCGGTGGCGAGTGTGTTTCCGTCGGGGCTGAACGCCACCGCGTTCACCGTGTCGTTGTGGGGCAGGGTGGCGCGGGTCTCGTGGGTGCGCACGTCCCACAGCCGCGCGGTCTTGTCGGTGGTTCCGGTGGCGAGTGTGTTTCCGTCGGGGCTGAACGCCACCGCATACACCATGTCGTTGTGGGCCAAGGTGGCGCGGGACTCGTGGGTGCGCATGTCCCACAGCCATACGGTGGAGTCTGCGCTGCCCGTGGCGAGTGTGTTTCCGTCGGGGCTGAACGCCACCGCGTATACCGGCCCGGTGTGGCCGGGCAGAGTGGTCGGAGTCTCGTCGAGCGGGGTCACCGTCCACAGAAGCACGCTGTTGTCGACGCTGCCGGTGGCGAGTGTGTGCCCGTCGGGGCTGAATGCCACCGAGGCCACCGCGTCGCTGTGGAGCAGGGGAGCGCTGCTCTCACGGGTGGCGAGGTCCCACAGCAGCACGGAGGCGTCGCGACTTCCGGTGGCGAGGGTGAGCCCGTCGGGGCTGAACGCGACCGAGGTCACCTGGTCGGTGTGGCCTTTCAGGGTGGCCAGGGCTTTCCCGGTGGCGACGTCCCACAGCATCGTGGTCTTGTCGGCGCTGCCGGTGGCGAGGGTGAGCCCGTCGGGGCTGAACGCGACCGAGGTCACCTGGTCGGTGTGGCCTTTCAGGGTGGCCAGGGCTTTCCCGGTGGCGACGTCCCACAGCACCGTGGTCTTGTCAGTGCTTCCGGTGGCGAGCGTGTGTCCGTCGGGGCTGAACGCCACACAAATCACCGCGTCCGTGTGTCCGGTCAGAGCGAGGCGGTTAGTGCCGGTGGTGAGATCCCACAGTCGTACGGTCTTGTCGTGGCTGCCGGTGGCGAGCGTGTGTCCGTCGGGGCTGAACGCCACTGAGGTCACCGTGTCGGTGTGGCCGGGCAGGGTGGTACGGATCGTGCCCGTGGCGACGTCCCACAGCGCCGCGCTGTTGTCGGCGCTTCCGGTGGCGAGTGTGCTCCCGTCGGGGCTGAACGCCATGGACCACACCCCGTCGGTATGGGTGGCGAGGGTGCTACGGCTCTTCCCGGTGGATACGTCCCGCAGCACCACGGTGTAGTCGTCACCTTCAGTGGCGAGCGTGCGTCCGTCGGGGCTGAATGCCACCGAGCCGGCCGTTTCGCTCTGGATGGTGAATTTGTCCCGGAGTGCGCCTGTGGTCACGTCCCACAGCCGTACGGTCCTGTCGGGGCTGCCGGTGGCGAGGGTGCGTCCGTCCGGGCTGAACGCTATGGACCACACCAAGTTGGAGTGGCCTTTCAGGGTGGCCCGGAGCACGCCTGTCGCCACGTCCCACAGCATGACTTTGTTGTCGTCGCTGCCGGTGGCGAGGGTGCGTCCGTCGGGGCTGAACGCTATGGACCACACCAAACCGGAGTGGCCTTTCAGGGTGGCCCGGGGACTGCCGGTCGCCACGTCCCACAGCACGACCGTGTTGTCCTCGCTGTCAGTGGCCAGAGTGCGTCCGTCGGGGCTGAACGCCACCGCGCCCACCTTCACGGTCTGCGGCAGGGTGCTGCGCATCGTGCCGGTGGCCACGTCCCACAGCCGCACGGACCCGTCGCCGCTTCCGGTGGCCAGGGTGCGTCCGTCGGGGCTGAACGCCACCCGGTTCACCCAATCGGTGTGACCGATCAGGCGTCGCTGCAGTGGGAGAGCTGCGGCGTTTCGCAGGCTTTCCTTGGACTCGGGAGTGGGACTGGTGCGGTAGGCGTGGACGGCCAGGAGCGCGGCGAGGTCGGGGTTCTTGCCGATGAGCGTGCTGGACTGGGTGGCGAGTTCACGGGACTGGGCTGTCTGCTGTTGGGTGACGGCCGTCCGCCACTGCCAGACGGCTCCTCCCACGGCGACGAGGGCGAGGGCGAGTAGCGCGGCCAGGATGGTGTTGAGGCGCCTGCTGCGCCGGATGACGGCCTGCTGGCGTTCCTTGCTTGCCGTGAGGAAGGTGGCGATGTCGCCCGGCAGACGGCGTTGTTGCGACCATTCGAGACCTTCTGCCAGTGCTGTTCCCCCGAGCAGGTCTCCGGGGTGGTTCCCTTCGGCGTAGCGGGCGCGCCGTGCGCGGGTGTGGTCGAGCCACTCCTGGAAGCGGTGGTCTTGATGGACCCAGTCGCGCAGTGTGCCCCAGTCGCGGATGAGTGCGTCGTGGATCAGTTCGGCCACGGGCAGCGCGGGTGGGGTGTTGCGCAGGAGGGAGATGGGGAGTGTGTGGGTGGTGATGATGCGATGACGCTTGAGGTGCGCGAGGACTTCGTCGATGTCTTCGCCGCCATCGGGCTCCCCGCTGAGGTCGGCTGCCATTTCGCGCAGTTCTTGCAGGGGGACCTGCTCGCGGATGGCGGGGATGTTGTGGCGGGGGTCGGCGGAGCGCACCAAGGAAGTCAGGATGCGTTGTGCGATGGGCCGTTGCCCCGTGGACAGCTGGTTGAGGGCCGTGTCGCACCAAGTGGTCAGGCTTCCGGTGACTCCGCCGATGCGCCGGTAGGCATCGTGGGTGAGGTACCCGTCGTGGCGCCGTTGCCACAGCTGGCTGAGTGTCAGCTCCAGCACAGGCAGCACGGTGACCGGTGCCTGGCCGGTCGTGGCCCCCTCGGGAGTGGTGGCGAGGACGTCGGTGATGATCTGCTCGGGCAGCCCCTGCTCGAAGCGGGCGCCCGCCTTCAGGGCGGGCAGGGTGATGATGTCGTGCAGGTCGTTCCGGCTCAGGGTGCCCGGTATGTTCAGGAGCCCCGGCATCGCGGCCTCCAGCAACTTGGGTGCCAGGGCGGCCTGCTGGGGGTAGAAGTCGTCACGCATGATCAGGATCAGGTCGAGTGCGGCGTGCGACCTGACCGCGGTGGTGATCTGGTCCGTGGCAGCCAGGCGGCGCTCCAGCTGCTGGCCGGCTGCGGGGTGAGTGAAGAGCTCTTCGAACTGGTCGATGATCAGTACGACGCGTTGACAAGCGGGTTCGGCGGAGAGTCGGCGGGTGACGGCCGTGGCGATTCCGTCACTGCCGACCCCGGACAGTCCGGCGCGCTCGAGTTCGGCCAGCAGGTCCTGCCGTGGCCGGATGACCACGGGCAGCCACGTGTCGCTGCCCGGGAGCCCGCCTGCGGCCAGTGCGGGCAGGACACCGGCCTGGATCAGGGATGATTTGCCCGAGCCGGAGGGCCCCAGCAGCAGGGTCACCCGCTGCTGCTGGTGCATGTTCGCCAGTACCTGCCGGACCGCGTCCTTCCGGCCCTCGAACCACTGGGCCTCTTCTGCGGTGAACGACTCCAGTCCCCGGTAGGGGCACACATCCTGTTCGGTCAGCTCGGGCCAGATCTCCCGCAGTACCTGAACAGGCGTGATGTAGGCGATGCCCTGCCCCCTCTCATTCTCGTCGGGGACGGTGATCTCCGTGACCATCCCGACGACCAAGCCGGTCACTTCGTCCATGACCGGCGCGCCGCTGAACCCGGTGGTCAGGTCGTTGGCTCCGGTCAACTGCAAATGGATGCCCCTGCCCTCGGTGGCCGGCAGCAGATCGCCGGCCACCGCATACCCGAAGTGCCCGCCGACGGGGGCCTGGGTGGGGAACCCGAACGAGCGCACGGCGTGGTCCCGGCAGCCCGCCGCGGAGCCCAACGGCAAGGCCTCCGTAACCGCCGACGCATCGGCCAGCCGCAGGATGGCCACGTCTTGGTCCTCAGGGGCACGCCACGGCTCGTCCAGGACAAGGCCCTCGAGCCTGCGTGCCCCGCCCGCGTGCGGAAAGACCAGCTGCACATGCTCGCCGGGCCCCGCTCCGGCAGCGCGTACGACGTGGGCACAGGTGACAAGGATGCCCTCGGCAGCCAGGAAGCCGGCCCCGGTCACCTGATCATCCGGTCCGAGGATCTGGGCCACGGCGGCGAGCAGACGCGCGCTGTGGTCACGGGTCGGACCAGTGCCTGCGTTGTCCATGGGATCACCCCGAATGCTCGTCCGCGTCGGGACGGCCAGGACTGTCCTTTTTCCACGTCATGGTCACCCTCAGGTGGCCGTTGGCGCTGGTCTTGGTGATCACGGCCCCGGCGGCGACCGAAAGGTCGACGCCGAACTCGACCGTGATCCCGTCAGGGCCGGCCTTGCGCAGCTGGTCGAGCGTCGTGTGCGCCGCCTCGGCGACCGACCCCAAAGCCTCTTGCAGATTCCCCGGCAGGTCATGAATGGCATCGCTGATGACGCCTGCCTTCAGCGGCCCGTCCACCCTGGCCGGAGCCTCGACCAGGATGGAGCCCCCGCCGTCCAACGGAATCCGAGCCAGATACGTCATGGCCCCTCCACTCATCGTGCTCGTCGGCGGTGCTGACGACCAGTGCGCCGACGGGGCCCGCGCAGGGGCTTGCCGTCCCGGCGCCGGTGGCGGTGACGTGAGGTTCATCGGCCGCGCAAGCGCCGACACCCTCTCTCGATCATCGTCCGATACGGCGTATACCGCATCTGGAGAGGATATTTAGTACAATTAGCGATTATATTTACTTTGTATCCTGCCCGGCGATGGGAGTGCGGACATGGTTGAGCGGGACAGCCCGGAGAAGCGGGGGCGGCTGAGTCGGCCGCTGGTGCTCGCCGCAGCCGTAGCGCTGGTCGACAGGGACGGGCTCGCGGCGCTGACCATGCGGCGCCTGGCCACCGATCTGGGCGTCGAGCCGATGGCCATCTACCGCTACACCGCTGGCAAGGAGGCGCTGCTCGACGGCCTGGTCGAGGCCTTCTTCGCAGAGGTCAACGACCGGCTGCGCACCTCCGCCGAGGCAGGGGCCGGGGCGGCCCGCTCCGACCCGGGGGCCGACTGGCACGCAGAGCTGCGCAGGATCGCCCGCGCCTTCGCCTCCGCGGTGCACGCCCATCCCGAGATCCTGCCCGTGGTGGCCACGCGCCCGCTCAGCGTGCCGATGGCCCGACGCCCGGCGCCTCTGCTCCAACTCACGGAGCACATCCTCGCCGTCCTGGGCCGGGCCGGCTTCGACGACGCCACCACGCTGACGGTCTACCGCGCCTTCGTGGCCTGGAACCTGGGCTGCCTCCTGGTGGACAAGCGTCAGGTGGTTGACGACACCGAGGAGCCGGACCTGATCCTGCGCCTCGGCCTGCACCGGCTGCCCGCCGCCGAGTACCCGCGCCTGCGCGCGCTCGTCCCGCGACTCGCCGAGTACGACGACGAGCAGGAGCTGGTCGCGGGCCTGGACGGCCTGCTGAGCCGGATCGCCGAGCCGCCCCATGATTCGTTCTACGGCGGAAGCACGCCCTGAGGATACGAAGTAAACGTCGAGCATATGCGTACATCTGCATGTATATGTAGGCTCGCGACAGTGGCGGCTCAAAGGGGTGGCGGGATCCGGAGGGGGACGGGCTCCGTCGCTCGCTGCCGCCGGGCCGGGTCTCGTAGCCTGGGCGCCATGCTCTCTCTCGAGTCCGAGGACCCCGTGGCCGTGGCCGTCACGGCCGCCATCCGGGGCGGCGACCTCGACGGGCTGCGCCGGCTGCTCGCCGCACACCCCGGGCTGGCCGCGGGCCGGATCGTGAAGCGGGGCGCCGCCGCCGGTGAGCGCAGCCTGCTGCACATCGCCGTGGACTGGCCCGGCCACCACCCACGCACCGCCGAGGTGATCCGTACCCTCGTGGCCGCCGGGGCCGCTCCCGGAGCCGGGTTCGTCGGCTCGCACCCCGAGACCCCGCTGCACTGGGCGGCGAGCAACGACGACGTGGCCGCGATCGACGCACTGGTCGAGGCGGGCGCCGACATCGAGGCTCCCGGGGCCGTCCTGGGCGGCGGGGCCCCACTGGCCGACGCGACCGGCTTCGGCCAGTGGCGGGCGGCCCGCCGACTGCTCGAACTCGGAGCCCGCCCCACCCTCCAGGACGCGGCCACCCTCGGACTGCTGGACAGGGTCGAGGAGTTCGTGGCCGCGGGAGTGGGTCGGGAGGAGCTCGACAGCGCCCTCTGGGGCGCGTGCCACGGAGGCCGACTGTCCACGGCTCGGTACCTGCTGTCCCGAGGCGCGGACATCAACTGGATCGGCTACGACGAGCTGACCCCCCTCGACATCGCCCTGACCGGCCAGGACGCGCCCCTTCTGGACTGGCTCCGGTCTTCCGGCGCCCGGACCCGCGAGGAGATTTCGCGCGACTGATCCACGACCGGCCCCCGAATTGATTGGATCTTCCGCCCGCGCCATGACATGGTTGGTCCTGCCGAAGGGGTGTAGCTCAGTTGGTCAGAGCGTCGGTCTCCAAAACCGAATGTCGCAGGTTCGACTCCTGTCACCCCTGCTGTGCAGGACGCCCTGTGGCCCAGGCTGGACGAGTGATCGTCCGACCTGGGCCACAGGTGTTCCCGCCGGGATTTCGCTGGTCAGCTCTTGCGGGCCAGCGGTTGTCCGGCGAAGCTCACCCTTTCCAGGCCGTGAGCCATGAGGTTGCGGATGTTGCTGTGATCGGTGCCGTTCGGCGTCGCCAGCACACTGCGGTAGTGCTCGCCGAATGCCCACAGCGCCTCTTGGTCGCTCAGCCCTTCCAGCAGGGCCAGTCCCAGGGTCTTGCAGGAGCCCTCGTTCTCGCCCGCGGCGTTTTCGAGGTCCCCGTTGCGGAACGCCTGCGGCTGATACTCGTAATGCGCGGCGACGAAGGCCAAGGTGTCGGCGAACTCGTGCTCACCTGACGCAAGGCTTGTCCGCAGCGAGCTGAGATCAGTCATGTTGGTTCCCCTGGGTTGGACGGACGGTCCGTATGCCGTCCGTGACCGGCCGACAATACCGCCTGCGGCCAGTCGACACGAGCGACATCTCCGCAGGTCACGATGTGTGTCTGTGTGATCCGACGAGAGCCCGTTCCGTGCGGGGTTACTGGCGCCGGCGGAACGGGCAGATGACCGCTGTGCGTTCGTCGTCGAGGGCCTTGACCGACATCTTGTCGAGGTGCCAGCCCTGGGCTTCGAAGCTCATTCCTGGTAGCCGTAGGGGCGGGTGATCAGTTCCATCCCGTGCCCCGAGGGGTCCTGGAAGTACACGCCCCGGCCGCCGTCGTTGTGGTTGATCTCGCCGGGCAGCCGGCCGTGCGGGTCGGCGAAGTAGGTGATCTTCGCCCGCTTGATCTTCTCGAAGGCCTCGTCGAATTCGGCCTCGGAGACGAGGAACGCGTAGTGCTGGGCCGTGATGGACTCGGCCGGAATGGTCGCGAAGTCCAGGGTGACGCCGTTGGCGGTGTCGACGGGGATGAACGGGCCCCAGGGGGCTCCGACCTCCAGGCCGAGGAAGTACGCCAGGAACTCGGCCGATTCCCGGTTGTCACGGGAGTGGATGATCGTGTGGTTGAGCTGAATCGCCATGGGTGGATGCCTCCGAAAGGCATGTCTCGGCACCTCCATGTCTCACCCAGTCGGTGACCGACACGCGATGCCGCGACATGATCCTAAACACCCCTTACGGGTGGAGTCCAGTGCATTCGGGCTGACCGGCGGCGGGGGCCTCGGGCCTCAAGAGCCCGAACCCCCGTACACCGCCTTCACGTTGTCCTGCGCCGGGTGCGTCCTGCCCGCAGGGCCGGCGGCGAAGGCCCGCAGCAGGTTCTCCGTCACCCGCGTGGTCAGTGCCCCCGACCGCGCGTCCAGGCCGTGGTTGGCTCCGCTGCGCCCGTCGCCCGTCGCGTCCAGGGCCTCCACCCAGCGCATCGTGCCGGTCGCGAAGACCCCGGCGCCGCTCGGCACGGTGTAGTACGCCGTGTCCTGGTGGCTGGGGCGGCCCTCGCAGACCACGGGGGAGTGGGCCAGGATCTCGATCGGGCGGGGGGTGGGGAAACCGGTGTTGACCTTGTCGTACTCCACGCCGACCAGGTGCGCGAACGTATCGCCCGCCTTCGTGCCCGTGCCCTCGAAGAGCCAGTGGCCCGGGTTGGTCACCACGTACGGGGCGTCCACCGGGTAGCCGTCGTAGATCACGCCGAGCAGCGAACTCTCGGGGTCGGCCCCGGGCGCGGAGCGGAAGTCGACGGTGGCGGGGTGACCGCGTTTGAAGCCGGGGTCCTGCTCGTAGGAGGACTTGTAGCAGACCAGCGTGCGGTCCGGTCCGAGATCGGACGCCTCCAGCCGGATCCGGCGGAAGCAGCAGTTGGCCCCGAGGATCGCGATGTTGGTGCCGGCGTCCCGGGCGGCCGTGAAGTGCGCGCGCTGTTCCGGCGACCAGTACTCGTCGTGGCCGAGGGAAAGGACCGCCGAAGCCCCCTCCAGCAACCGCTTCTCCCGGGCCACGTCGGTGGTCGTCGTGTACGCCAGGGGTATGCCGAGCCGCTCGGCGAGCGCGAGCAGCGGAGCCTCGTAGACGAGGAACAGGCCCGCGCCGTCGTCGTACTCGTACGGCCGGTCGAAGGAGACCGCCAGCGAGCGCGAGGCGTAGCCCCCGGAGGGGCCGTCGTAGCTGCCGTAGCCGCCCCAGCGGTTGTACGCCTGCCAGGTCGCCACCGCGTTGACCACGACGGTACGTCCGGTCGTGGCGGCCGAGCGCACGGTGACGGGGACGAAGCGCTGGCCCTCGCCGCCCTGCGCGTCCAGCCGCAGCAGGTAGCAGCCCTCGGGCCAGTCCTTGGTCTCGACGGTGGCGCTACGGGTCCACCGGGTGCGGACCATGCGGGTCGCCGCATCCACCGTGTGGTCGGGCTGGCGCGCCCCGGGCAGGGCCTCGGACCGCCAGACCAGGCGGGCGCGGGCTCCGCCGTACCAGCCCATGCGGTAGGCGGAGACGGTGAACCGCGGTGCGGTGGTGGAGACGTGCAGGCCGAAGGACTCGCCGGGCAGGACGCTCACCTTGTCGGCGAAGCCCTCGATGGCCCGCGCCGGACCGGCCTTGGTCACCTGCCAGTCGGCGTTCCCCGGGCGGGCGTTCTCGGCCTTGACGTCGAAGCCGCGGGACCCGTCCTTGTCCGGCGAACCGGACGGCTTCGGGCCCTTGCCGGGGCCCGCTCCATCCGCCCCTCCCGTGTGGGCGGCGTCGGTGTTCGCGCAGCCGGCCGTGGCGGCCAGCCCGGCGGCGGTGGCCGCCGCC contains these protein-coding regions:
- a CDS encoding trypsin-like peptidase domain-containing protein → MDNAGTGPTRDHSARLLAAVAQILGPDDQVTGAGFLAAEGILVTCAHVVRAAGAGPGEHVQLVFPHAGGARRLEGLVLDEPWRAPEDQDVAILRLADASAVTEALPLGSAAGCRDHAVRSFGFPTQAPVGGHFGYAVAGDLLPATEGRGIHLQLTGANDLTTGFSGAPVMDEVTGLVVGMVTEITVPDENERGQGIAYITPVQVLREIWPELTEQDVCPYRGLESFTAEEAQWFEGRKDAVRQVLANMHQQQRVTLLLGPSGSGKSSLIQAGVLPALAAGGLPGSDTWLPVVIRPRQDLLAELERAGLSGVGSDGIATAVTRRLSAEPACQRVVLIIDQFEELFTHPAAGQQLERRLAATDQITTAVRSHAALDLILIMRDDFYPQQAALAPKLLEAAMPGLLNIPGTLSRNDLHDIITLPALKAGARFEQGLPEQIITDVLATTPEGATTGQAPVTVLPVLELTLSQLWQRRHDGYLTHDAYRRIGGVTGSLTTWCDTALNQLSTGQRPIAQRILTSLVRSADPRHNIPAIREQVPLQELREMAADLSGEPDGGEDIDEVLAHLKRHRIITTHTLPISLLRNTPPALPVAELIHDALIRDWGTLRDWVHQDHRFQEWLDHTRARRARYAEGNHPGDLLGGTALAEGLEWSQQRRLPGDIATFLTASKERQQAVIRRSRRLNTILAALLALALVAVGGAVWQWRTAVTQQQTAQSRELATQSSTLIGKNPDLAALLAVHAYRTSPTPESKESLRNAAALPLQRRLIGHTDWVNRVAFSPDGRTLATGSGDGSVRLWDVATGTMRSTLPQTVKVGAVAFSPDGRTLATDSEDNTVVLWDVATGSPRATLKGHSGLVWSIAFSPDGRTLATGSDDNKVMLWDVATGVLRATLKGHSNLVWSIAFSPDGRTLATGSPDRTVRLWDVTTGALRDKFTIQSETAGSVAFSPDGRTLATEGDDYTVVLRDVSTGKSRSTLATHTDGVWSMAFSPDGSTLATGSADNSAALWDVATGTIRTTLPGHTDTVTSVAFSPDGHTLATGSHDKTVRLWDLTTGTNRLALTGHTDAVICVAFSPDGHTLATGSTDKTTVLWDVATGKALATLKGHTDQVTSVAFSPDGLTLATGSADKTTMLWDVATGKALATLKGHTDQVTSVAFSPDGLTLATGSRDASVLLWDLATRESSAPLLHSDAVASVAFSPDGHTLATGSVDNSVLLWTVTPLDETPTTLPGHTGPVYAVAFSPDGNTLATGSADSTVWLWDMRTHESRATLAHNDMVYAVAFSPDGNTLATGTTDKTARLWDVRTHETRATLPHNDTVNAVAFSPDGNTLATGTTDKTARLWGVTLLQPAEAVHKICRAVDRDFTPEEHQAYLPGQSVGPVCPMD
- a CDS encoding CU044_2847 family protein — encoded protein: MTYLARIPLDGGGSILVEAPARVDGPLKAGVISDAIHDLPGNLQEALGSVAEAAHTTLDQLRKAGPDGITVEFGVDLSVAAGAVITKTSANGHLRVTMTWKKDSPGRPDADEHSG
- a CDS encoding TetR/AcrR family transcriptional regulator; translation: MVERDSPEKRGRLSRPLVLAAAVALVDRDGLAALTMRRLATDLGVEPMAIYRYTAGKEALLDGLVEAFFAEVNDRLRTSAEAGAGAARSDPGADWHAELRRIARAFASAVHAHPEILPVVATRPLSVPMARRPAPLLQLTEHILAVLGRAGFDDATTLTVYRAFVAWNLGCLLVDKRQVVDDTEEPDLILRLGLHRLPAAEYPRLRALVPRLAEYDDEQELVAGLDGLLSRIAEPPHDSFYGGSTP
- a CDS encoding ankyrin repeat domain-containing protein, with translation MLSLESEDPVAVAVTAAIRGGDLDGLRRLLAAHPGLAAGRIVKRGAAAGERSLLHIAVDWPGHHPRTAEVIRTLVAAGAAPGAGFVGSHPETPLHWAASNDDVAAIDALVEAGADIEAPGAVLGGGAPLADATGFGQWRAARRLLELGARPTLQDAATLGLLDRVEEFVAAGVGREELDSALWGACHGGRLSTARYLLSRGADINWIGYDELTPLDIALTGQDAPLLDWLRSSGARTREEISRD
- a CDS encoding HopJ type III effector protein, encoding MTDLSSLRTSLASGEHEFADTLAFVAAHYEYQPQAFRNGDLENAAGENEGSCKTLGLALLEGLSDQEALWAFGEHYRSVLATPNGTDHSNIRNLMAHGLERVSFAGQPLARKS
- a CDS encoding VOC family protein, which translates into the protein MAIQLNHTIIHSRDNRESAEFLAYFLGLEVGAPWGPFIPVDTANGVTLDFATIPAESITAQHYAFLVSEAEFDEAFEKIKRAKITYFADPHGRLPGEINHNDGGRGVYFQDPSGHGMELITRPYGYQE
- a CDS encoding N,N-dimethylformamidase beta subunit family domain-containing protein, producing the protein MDQEHITGDGAGHEGGEGTGAGRRRFLVMATGAAATAAGLAATAGCANTDAAHTGGADGAGPGKGPKPSGSPDKDGSRGFDVKAENARPGNADWQVTKAGPARAIEGFADKVSVLPGESFGLHVSTTAPRFTVSAYRMGWYGGARARLVWRSEALPGARQPDHTVDAATRMVRTRWTRSATVETKDWPEGCYLLRLDAQGGEGQRFVPVTVRSAATTGRTVVVNAVATWQAYNRWGGYGSYDGPSGGYASRSLAVSFDRPYEYDDGAGLFLVYEAPLLALAERLGIPLAYTTTTDVAREKRLLEGASAVLSLGHDEYWSPEQRAHFTAARDAGTNIAILGANCCFRRIRLEASDLGPDRTLVCYKSSYEQDPGFKRGHPATVDFRSAPGADPESSLLGVIYDGYPVDAPYVVTNPGHWLFEGTGTKAGDTFAHLVGVEYDKVNTGFPTPRPIEILAHSPVVCEGRPSHQDTAYYTVPSGAGVFATGTMRWVEALDATGDGRSGANHGLDARSGALTTRVTENLLRAFAAGPAGRTHPAQDNVKAVYGGSGS